The following are from one region of the Streptomyces decoyicus genome:
- the sepX gene encoding divisome protein SepX/GlpR codes for MRSSGLIYAVIVGAWAAYLVPMWLRRQDELNEARPTERFSTAIRLLSGRAAMQRRYDKAHGEYPADDAGDDVDPDATADEAAARAFGDPAPAEAPDAPHTRVQAAPPRPSAAERTKRAKVLARRRRTTTILFLTFTAGAIVAAVGGLPFLWAPALPALLLTAYIIYLRAQERRRFTFTMDRRKAEAAAQRLREGRSRPQQAADQPPADEHPAAARVDPPADAAPEPPRPATPAHTAGRRALVEETDHAEWVDQQRERERPRPAAGSWEPVPVPLPTYVTAPVAPRATSHVDLDAEDAWSSARSSAAPDHPQPDPQQDRPTHPGRRTRGRTPLFDQYENEDRPRAANE; via the coding sequence GTGAGAAGCAGCGGCCTCATCTACGCAGTCATCGTCGGGGCCTGGGCCGCCTACTTGGTGCCGATGTGGCTCCGTAGGCAGGACGAGCTCAACGAGGCCCGTCCGACCGAGCGCTTCAGCACCGCCATCCGGCTGCTGTCCGGACGGGCGGCCATGCAGCGGCGTTACGACAAGGCGCACGGGGAGTACCCCGCCGACGATGCGGGCGACGACGTGGACCCGGACGCCACGGCCGACGAGGCCGCCGCCCGGGCCTTCGGCGACCCCGCTCCGGCGGAAGCGCCCGACGCTCCCCACACCCGTGTGCAGGCCGCCCCGCCGCGCCCCTCCGCCGCCGAGCGGACCAAGCGCGCCAAGGTCCTCGCCCGGCGCCGGCGCACCACCACCATCCTGTTCCTCACCTTCACCGCCGGCGCCATCGTCGCCGCGGTCGGCGGCCTCCCCTTCCTCTGGGCCCCCGCCCTCCCCGCCCTCCTCCTGACCGCGTACATCATTTACCTGCGCGCCCAGGAGCGGCGGCGCTTCACCTTCACCATGGACCGGCGCAAGGCGGAGGCGGCAGCGCAGCGGCTGCGGGAAGGCAGGTCCCGCCCTCAGCAGGCGGCCGACCAGCCGCCTGCCGACGAGCACCCGGCCGCCGCCCGCGTTGACCCCCCGGCCGACGCCGCCCCGGAACCGCCCCGTCCCGCCACCCCCGCCCACACCGCGGGACGCCGGGCCCTGGTCGAGGAAACCGACCACGCCGAGTGGGTCGACCAGCAGCGCGAACGCGAACGCCCGCGGCCCGCCGCCGGCAGCTGGGAGCCGGTCCCGGTCCCCCTGCCCACATACGTCACTGCCCCGGTCGCCCCCCGCGCCACCAGCCACGTCGACCTGGACGCCGAGGACGCCTGGAGCTCCGCCCGCTCCAGCGCCGCCCCCGACCACCCCCAGCCCGACCCCCAACAGGACCGCCCCACCCACCCCGGCCGCCGCACCCGCGGCCGCACCCCGCTCTTCGACCAGTACGAGAACGAGGACCGGCCGCGCGCGGCGAACGAGTGA
- the galU gene encoding UTP--glucose-1-phosphate uridylyltransferase GalU → MTPSHARISKAVIPAAGLGTRFLPATKATPKEMLPVVDKPAIQYVVEEAAAAGLSDVLMVTGRNKRPLEDHFDRNYELEEALHRKGDESRLAKVQESSDLATMHYVRQGDPRGLGHAVLCAAPHVGDQPFAVLLGDDLIDPRDPLLARMVEIQEQYGGSVIALMEVDPAQIHLYGCAAAAPTGDDDVVVVSDLVEKPDPAEAPSNLAIIGRYVLDPAVFEVLRKTAPGRGGEIQLTDALQALAADPALGGPVHGVVFKGRRYDTGDRGDYLRAIVRLACEREDLGPDFRTWLRSYVTEEM, encoded by the coding sequence ATGACCCCATCGCACGCACGGATCAGCAAGGCTGTCATTCCCGCAGCCGGCCTCGGCACCAGGTTTCTCCCCGCCACGAAGGCCACGCCCAAGGAGATGCTCCCGGTCGTCGACAAGCCCGCCATCCAGTACGTGGTGGAGGAGGCGGCCGCCGCCGGACTCTCCGACGTTCTGATGGTGACCGGCCGCAACAAGCGCCCGCTCGAGGACCACTTCGACCGTAATTACGAACTCGAAGAGGCCCTGCACCGCAAGGGCGACGAGTCCCGGCTCGCCAAGGTGCAGGAGTCCAGCGACCTGGCGACCATGCACTACGTACGGCAGGGCGACCCCAGGGGTCTGGGCCACGCCGTGCTGTGTGCCGCACCGCACGTGGGCGACCAGCCCTTCGCGGTCCTCCTCGGCGACGACCTGATCGACCCCCGTGACCCGCTGCTGGCGCGCATGGTCGAGATACAGGAGCAGTACGGCGGCTCCGTCATCGCCCTCATGGAGGTCGACCCGGCGCAGATCCACCTCTACGGCTGCGCGGCCGCCGCCCCCACCGGCGACGACGATGTCGTGGTCGTCTCCGACCTGGTCGAGAAGCCCGACCCGGCCGAGGCCCCCAGCAACCTCGCCATCATCGGCCGCTACGTCCTCGACCCGGCCGTCTTCGAGGTGCTGCGCAAGACCGCCCCCGGCCGCGGCGGCGAGATCCAGCTCACCGACGCCCTCCAGGCGCTGGCCGCCGACCCCGCCCTCGGCGGACCGGTGCACGGTGTGGTCTTCAAGGGCCGCCGTTATGACACCGGCGACCGCGGCGACTATCTGCGTGCCATTGTCAGACTGGCATGCGAACGTGAAGACCTGGGCCCGGACTTCCGGACCTGGCTGCGCAGTTACGTCACCGAGGAGATGTAA
- the glp gene encoding molybdotransferase-like divisome protein Glp — MNGTTGQTRHQDRVWSVAEHLEDVLSKIAPLDPIELQILEAQGCVLVEDITAPVALPPFDNSSMDGYAVRSADVEGATEQAPVALTVIGDVAAGSGELPEVGPGQAARIMTGAPLPPGAEAVVPVEWTDGGTGEGPAAAMRAHSAAPQDAAGEVRVHRPAAAGAHIRARGSDVTEGEPALSAGTVLGPSQIGLLAAIGRGTVKVRPRPRVVVMSTGSELVQPGEALGPGQIHDSNSFQLTAAARAAGAIPYRVGAVADDAETLRSTLEDQLIRADILVTSGGVSVGAYDVVKETLTALSAEDGTVEFRRLAMQPGKPQGFGLIGPDRIPLLALPGNPVSSYVSFELFVRPAIRALMGLPEVHRAVTPARCTDALASSPKGKRQFLRGSYDADAGTVTPVGGAGSHLIKAMAHANALIIVPEETTEVAAGADVDVVLLG, encoded by the coding sequence TTGAACGGCACCACCGGCCAGACCCGCCACCAGGACCGCGTCTGGTCGGTGGCCGAGCATCTCGAAGACGTCCTGTCGAAGATCGCCCCGCTGGACCCGATCGAGTTGCAGATCCTCGAAGCCCAGGGCTGCGTCCTGGTCGAGGACATCACGGCCCCCGTCGCCCTGCCGCCCTTCGACAACAGCTCCATGGACGGCTACGCGGTCCGCTCCGCCGACGTCGAGGGCGCCACGGAGCAGGCACCGGTCGCCCTCACCGTCATCGGCGATGTCGCGGCGGGCAGCGGCGAGCTGCCGGAGGTCGGCCCCGGCCAGGCCGCCCGGATCATGACCGGCGCCCCGCTGCCGCCCGGCGCCGAGGCCGTCGTCCCCGTCGAATGGACCGACGGCGGCACGGGCGAGGGACCGGCCGCCGCGATGCGCGCCCACAGCGCCGCCCCCCAGGACGCCGCCGGTGAGGTCCGCGTCCACCGCCCGGCTGCCGCCGGCGCCCACATCCGCGCCCGCGGCAGCGACGTCACCGAAGGCGAGCCGGCCCTGTCGGCGGGCACGGTGCTCGGCCCCTCCCAGATCGGTCTGCTCGCCGCCATCGGCCGCGGCACGGTCAAGGTGCGCCCCCGCCCCCGCGTCGTGGTGATGTCGACCGGCAGCGAACTCGTCCAGCCCGGCGAGGCGTTGGGCCCCGGCCAGATCCACGACTCCAACAGCTTCCAGCTCACCGCCGCCGCCCGCGCCGCCGGCGCCATCCCCTATCGCGTAGGTGCCGTCGCCGACGACGCCGAGACCCTCCGCTCCACCCTGGAGGACCAGCTCATCCGGGCCGACATCCTTGTCACCAGCGGCGGGGTCAGCGTCGGCGCGTACGACGTGGTCAAGGAGACCCTGACCGCCCTGTCCGCGGAGGACGGCACGGTCGAGTTCCGCAGGCTCGCCATGCAGCCCGGCAAACCCCAGGGCTTCGGCCTCATCGGCCCCGACCGCATCCCGCTGCTCGCGCTGCCCGGCAACCCCGTCAGCTCGTACGTCTCCTTCGAGCTGTTCGTCCGCCCCGCCATCCGCGCCCTGATGGGCCTGCCCGAGGTGCACCGCGCGGTCACCCCCGCCCGCTGCACCGACGCCCTCGCCTCCTCACCCAAGGGGAAGCGTCAGTTCCTGCGCGGTTCCTACGACGCCGACGCCGGCACGGTCACCCCCGTCGGCGGCGCCGGCTCCCACCTGATCAAGGCCATGGCGCACGCCAACGCGCTGATCATCGTCCCCGAGGAGACCACGGAGGTCGCCGCGGGCGCGGACGTGGACGTCGTCCTGCTCGGGTAG
- a CDS encoding MogA/MoaB family molybdenum cofactor biosynthesis protein encodes MSHDRALVVTASHRAAAGVYADKSGPLLAEGLAAMGFEVDGPQVVPDGDPVAAALREAVASARYAVILTTGGTGLTPTDRTPEATRGVLDYEIPGIPEAIRAAGRAKVPTAALSRGLAGVAGTTLIVNLPGSSGGVRDGLAVLTDLLPHAVDQIRGGDHPRPSGSPS; translated from the coding sequence ATGAGCCACGACCGCGCCCTGGTCGTCACCGCCTCGCACCGCGCCGCGGCCGGCGTCTACGCCGACAAGAGCGGCCCGCTGCTCGCCGAGGGCCTGGCCGCCATGGGCTTCGAGGTCGACGGCCCGCAGGTGGTGCCCGACGGCGACCCGGTGGCGGCCGCCCTCCGCGAAGCCGTCGCCTCCGCCCGGTACGCCGTCATCCTCACCACCGGCGGTACGGGCCTGACGCCCACCGACCGCACCCCCGAGGCCACCCGCGGGGTCCTGGACTACGAGATCCCCGGCATCCCCGAGGCGATCCGCGCCGCCGGCCGTGCGAAGGTCCCCACCGCCGCGCTCTCCCGGGGGCTGGCGGGCGTCGCCGGTACGACCCTGATCGTCAACCTCCCCGGCTCCTCCGGCGGGGTCCGCGACGGCCTCGCCGTCCTGACGGACCTCCTGCCGCACGCCGTCGACCAGATCCGCGGCGGCGACCACCCCAGACCGTCCGGGAGCCCGAGCTGA
- a CDS encoding GNAT family N-acetyltransferase has product MNAPWPVVLTDGAVTLRPIKLRDQRAWRDVNRRNRDWLRPWEATIPPPPPGLAPPHRPTYRQMVRHLRAEAHAGRMLPFVVEYRGQLVGQLTVAGITWGSMCSGHVGYWVDQEVAGRGVIPTAVALAVDHCFRSVGLHRIEVCIRPENVPSRRVVEKLGFREEGIRPRYLHIDGAWRDHLVFALTAEELPEGLLNRWRREKPSTPGASHK; this is encoded by the coding sequence CTGAACGCGCCCTGGCCGGTGGTCCTCACGGACGGAGCGGTGACCCTCCGTCCGATAAAGCTGCGCGACCAACGGGCCTGGCGCGACGTCAACCGCCGTAACCGCGACTGGCTGCGCCCCTGGGAAGCGACCATCCCGCCGCCCCCGCCCGGCCTCGCACCGCCGCACCGCCCCACGTACCGTCAGATGGTCCGCCATCTCCGTGCCGAGGCACACGCCGGCCGGATGCTGCCGTTCGTCGTCGAGTACCGGGGCCAGTTGGTGGGCCAGCTGACGGTCGCGGGCATCACCTGGGGCTCCATGTGCTCCGGCCACGTCGGCTACTGGGTCGACCAGGAAGTCGCCGGCCGCGGTGTCATCCCGACGGCCGTGGCGCTCGCCGTCGACCACTGCTTCCGGTCCGTGGGACTGCACCGCATCGAGGTCTGCATTCGCCCGGAGAACGTCCCCAGCCGCCGGGTCGTCGAAAAACTCGGTTTTCGCGAAGAGGGCATCCGCCCGCGCTACCTCCACATCGACGGCGCCTGGCGCGACCACTTGGTTTTCGCCCTGACCGCCGAAGAACTGCCCGAAGGCCTGCTCAACCGCTGGCGCAGGGAGAAGCCCAGTACCCCCGGCGCATCCCACAAATAA
- the moaC gene encoding cyclic pyranopterin monophosphate synthase MoaC, with the protein MSSGQQHLTHLDAAGAARMVDVSEKDVTARTASARGRVLVSSQVIELLRGEGMPKGDALATARIAGIMGAKRTPELIPLCHPLAVSGVKVDLSLTDDAVEITATVKTTDRTGVEMEALTAVSVAALTVVDMIKAVDKAAVISDIRVEEKTGGKSGDWSRS; encoded by the coding sequence ATGAGCAGCGGCCAGCAACACCTCACCCACCTCGACGCGGCGGGCGCGGCGCGGATGGTCGACGTCTCCGAGAAGGATGTCACCGCCCGCACGGCCAGCGCCCGCGGCCGCGTCCTGGTCTCTTCGCAGGTCATCGAGCTGCTGCGGGGTGAGGGCATGCCCAAGGGCGACGCCCTGGCCACCGCCCGGATCGCCGGCATCATGGGCGCCAAGCGCACTCCCGAGCTGATCCCGCTCTGCCACCCGCTGGCCGTCTCCGGCGTCAAGGTGGACCTCTCCCTCACCGACGACGCCGTCGAGATCACGGCCACGGTCAAGACCACGGACCGCACCGGCGTCGAGATGGAGGCGCTGACCGCCGTCTCGGTCGCCGCCCTCACGGTCGTCGACATGATCAAGGCCGTCGACAAGGCCGCGGTGATCTCCGACATCCGCGTGGAGGAGAAGACCGGCGGCAAGTCCGGCGACTGGAGCCGGTCATGA